One Streptomyces fagopyri DNA window includes the following coding sequences:
- a CDS encoding ABC transporter ATP-binding protein codes for MIATESLSKRYPRVTALDRLSVDVGPGVTGLVGANGAGKSTLIKILLGLSPATEGRARVLGLDVATEGGAIRERVGYMPEHDCLPPDVSATEFVVHMARMSGLPPAAARERTADTLRHVGLYEERYRPIGGYSTGMKQRVKLAQALVHDPQLVFLDEPTNGLDPVGRDEMLGLIRRIHTDFGISVLVTSHLLGELERTCDHVVVVDGGKLLRSSSTTDFTQSTTTLAIEVTDTDEHPDGTRAARDALRARGVETHDGSGLPGAGHVLLLTADGEDTYDLVRDVVADLGLGLVRMEQRRHHIAEVFKDSDTERDEQRKEAVGHGG; via the coding sequence GTGATCGCGACCGAAAGCCTGAGCAAGCGGTACCCACGGGTGACCGCTCTTGACCGGCTCTCCGTGGACGTCGGACCCGGTGTGACCGGACTCGTCGGAGCCAACGGAGCCGGCAAGTCCACACTGATCAAGATCCTGCTGGGTCTGTCCCCCGCCACCGAGGGCCGCGCACGGGTGCTCGGCCTGGACGTCGCCACCGAGGGCGGCGCCATCCGCGAGCGGGTCGGGTACATGCCGGAGCACGACTGCCTGCCCCCCGACGTCTCGGCCACCGAGTTCGTCGTGCACATGGCGCGCATGTCCGGACTCCCGCCCGCCGCCGCCCGCGAACGCACCGCGGACACCCTGCGCCACGTCGGCCTCTACGAGGAGCGCTACCGTCCCATCGGCGGCTACTCGACGGGCATGAAGCAGCGCGTCAAACTCGCGCAGGCGCTCGTCCACGACCCCCAGCTGGTCTTCCTCGACGAGCCGACCAACGGCCTCGACCCGGTCGGCCGCGACGAGATGCTCGGCCTGATCCGCCGTATCCACACCGACTTCGGGATCTCGGTCCTGGTCACCTCCCACCTGCTGGGCGAACTGGAGCGGACCTGCGACCACGTCGTGGTCGTCGACGGCGGCAAGCTGCTGCGGTCCAGCTCCACCACGGACTTCACCCAGAGCACGACGACCCTCGCCATCGAGGTCACCGACACCGACGAGCACCCGGACGGCACCCGCGCGGCGCGCGACGCGCTCCGGGCGCGCGGGGTGGAGACGCACGACGGCAGCGGACTGCCGGGCGCGGGACACGTCCTGCTGCTGACCGCCGACGGGGAGGACACCTACGACCTCGTCCGCGACGTCGTCGCCGACCTCGGCCTCGGCCTGGTCCGCATGGAACAGCGCAGGCACCACATCGCCGAGGTCTTCAAGGACAGCGACACCGAACGCGACGAGCAGCGGAAGGAGGCGGTCGGCCATGGCGGTTGA
- a CDS encoding ABC transporter permease has translation MAVEQPLAQNGEQTRIHNIGYRHYDGPRLGRAYARRSLYSQSLRGSYGLGRSVKSKVLPMLLFVVMCVPALIMVAVAVATKAKDLPVDYTRYAVIMQAVIGLYVASQGPQSVSRDLRFKTVPLYFSRPIETVDYVRAKYAALASALFVLTAAPLIVLYVGALLAKLDFADQSKGFGQGLVSVALLSLLFAGIGLVISAITPRRGFGIAAVIAALTISYGAVSTVQAIAFNQSSTGAVPWLGLFSPITLIDGVQTAFLGATSAFPGGEGPSSGQGVVYLIVVLGLIAGCYGLLMRRYRKVGL, from the coding sequence ATGGCGGTTGAGCAGCCCCTCGCCCAGAACGGCGAGCAGACCCGGATCCACAACATCGGCTACCGCCACTACGACGGCCCCCGCCTGGGCCGCGCGTACGCCCGCCGCTCCCTGTACTCGCAGTCGCTGCGCGGCTCCTACGGACTCGGCCGCTCGGTCAAGTCCAAGGTGCTGCCCATGCTGCTCTTCGTGGTGATGTGCGTACCCGCGCTCATCATGGTCGCGGTCGCGGTCGCCACCAAGGCGAAGGACCTGCCCGTCGACTACACCCGCTACGCGGTCATCATGCAGGCGGTCATCGGCCTGTACGTCGCCTCCCAGGGACCGCAGTCCGTCTCACGCGACCTGCGTTTCAAGACCGTACCGCTGTACTTCTCGCGCCCCATCGAGACCGTCGACTACGTACGCGCCAAATACGCGGCGCTCGCCTCGGCGCTGTTCGTGCTCACCGCCGCGCCGCTGATCGTGCTCTACGTAGGGGCGCTGCTCGCGAAGCTCGACTTCGCCGACCAGTCCAAGGGCTTCGGACAGGGACTCGTCTCGGTGGCACTGCTGTCGCTGCTCTTCGCCGGCATCGGCCTGGTCATCTCGGCGATCACCCCGCGCCGCGGCTTCGGCATCGCCGCCGTCATCGCCGCCCTGACCATCTCCTACGGGGCGGTCTCCACCGTCCAGGCGATCGCTTTCAACCAGTCCAGCACGGGAGCGGTCCCGTGGCTCGGTCTCTTCTCGCCGATCACCCTCATCGACGGTGTGCAGACGGCCTTCCTCGGCGCCACCTCCGCCTTCCCCGGCGGGGAGGGCCCCTCGTCCGGGCAGGGTGTCGTCTACCTCATCGTCGTCCTGGGCCTCATCGCCGGCTGCTACGGCCTCCTGATGCGCCGCTACCGAAAGGTCGGGCTGTGA